The Pirellulales bacterium genome has a window encoding:
- the rpoN gene encoding RNA polymerase factor sigma-54 has protein sequence MRLSFGQEMRMVQQQKLAPRMIQSMEILQLPIMALEERIEQEIAENPCLERADSDPDLPDEQMETENPDAPTADEKEMVVDETKNNEDDFERLLNMGEDWPDSFEERPRMSSTRMAEEGDRKHDAMANMVARPQSLHDYLRDQLGWFDLDERTRAMCERIIYSLDSNGYLPVRLEELVDATAGPDELDVAKRALAVIHKLDPPGVGSRDLRECLLLQLMPGMHCYEQLRTLISSHLEDLEHNRLPVIERRTGYSMDLIHETLSELRKLNPKPGAIFGDVHAPTVTPDIFLEVGDDGKYKIVLEDGRTPTLFISPYYRKLLQQGNATEAEREWIKRKVNSAQWLIDSIEQRRNTLTRVAQAIVDYQTEFLNKGPEFIEPLKMQQIADKVGVHVTTVSRAVDDKWIQTPRGIFPLKRFFGGGTVSASGEEVAWDTVRLKLQEIVDHEDKQNPLSDDELVKVLAKHGLTVARRTVTKYRKAMNIPSSRQRRDWTIGQGDNGRHPSEAPVDEERESPSSVAQPATEVRSDYAGPVSSIVPPGAMPPPGRLETHDSL, from the coding sequence ATGCGATTATCCTTCGGCCAAGAAATGAGGATGGTCCAGCAGCAGAAGCTGGCCCCGCGGATGATCCAATCGATGGAGATTCTTCAACTGCCGATCATGGCGTTGGAAGAGCGCATCGAGCAGGAGATCGCCGAGAACCCCTGCCTGGAACGGGCCGACTCGGATCCTGATTTGCCCGACGAGCAGATGGAGACGGAGAACCCCGACGCCCCCACCGCCGACGAAAAAGAGATGGTCGTCGACGAGACCAAGAACAACGAAGACGACTTCGAGCGGCTGTTGAACATGGGCGAGGACTGGCCCGACAGCTTCGAAGAGCGGCCCCGGATGAGCAGCACGCGGATGGCCGAGGAAGGCGATCGGAAGCACGACGCGATGGCCAACATGGTGGCCCGGCCGCAATCGCTGCACGATTATCTGCGCGACCAGTTGGGCTGGTTCGATCTCGACGAGCGGACCCGCGCCATGTGCGAGCGTATCATCTACAGCCTCGATTCGAACGGCTACTTGCCCGTGCGTCTCGAAGAGCTGGTCGATGCGACGGCGGGCCCCGACGAACTGGACGTGGCCAAGCGGGCCTTGGCGGTGATTCACAAGCTCGATCCGCCGGGCGTCGGTTCCCGCGATCTGCGCGAGTGCCTGCTGTTGCAGCTCATGCCGGGGATGCACTGTTACGAGCAATTGCGGACGCTGATCTCCAGCCACCTGGAAGACCTGGAGCACAACCGCCTGCCCGTGATCGAACGCCGCACCGGCTACTCGATGGACCTGATCCACGAGACGCTGAGCGAGCTGCGAAAGCTCAATCCCAAGCCGGGCGCGATCTTCGGCGACGTTCATGCGCCCACGGTCACGCCCGACATCTTTCTGGAGGTGGGCGACGACGGCAAATACAAGATCGTGCTGGAAGACGGTCGGACCCCGACGCTGTTCATCAGCCCCTATTACCGCAAGCTGCTGCAACAGGGCAACGCCACCGAGGCGGAGCGCGAATGGATCAAGCGCAAGGTGAACTCGGCGCAATGGCTGATCGACTCGATCGAGCAGCGCCGCAACACGCTCACGCGGGTGGCCCAGGCGATCGTCGATTATCAGACCGAGTTCCTCAACAAGGGTCCGGAGTTCATCGAGCCCTTGAAGATGCAGCAGATCGCCGACAAGGTGGGCGTGCATGTCACGACGGTCAGCCGGGCAGTCGACGACAAATGGATTCAGACGCCGCGCGGCATCTTTCCGCTCAAGCGGTTCTTCGGAGGCGGCACGGTCAGCGCCTCGGGCGAAGAAGTCGCTTGGGACACCGTGCGTCTGAAGCTGCAAGAGATCGTCGACCATGAAGACAAGCAGAACCCCTTGAGCGACGACGAGTTGGTCAAGGTGCTGGCCAAGCACGGGTTGACGGTGGCGCGGCGGACCGTGACCAAGTACCGCAAGGCGATGAACATTCCCAGTTCTCGCCAGCGGCGTGACTGGACGATCGGCCAAGGCGACAACGGCCGGCACCCCAGCGAGGCCCCGGTCGATGAGGAACGCGAATCGCCGTCTTCTGTGGCGCAGCCCGCGACGGAGGTTCGTAGCGATTATGCCGGGCCGGTTTCGTCCATCGTGCCGCCGGGAGCGATGCCGCCGCCTGGCCGGCTGGAAACACACGATTCTCTTTGA